One window of the Colletotrichum destructivum chromosome 4, complete sequence genome contains the following:
- a CDS encoding Putative deoxyhypusine synthase, DHS-like NAD/FAD-binding domain superfamily, translating into MASQENPNAPPAAATDAVLVVSEEMPEDSQKVEELDFDDFEGPITAENLCNGMRYMGFQASSLAESVRIINDMRAWRDPETGDKTTIFLGYTSNMISSGMRGIFRWLVKHKHVSAIVTTAGGVEEDFIKCLGDTYMSSFSADGEGLRKKGQNRIGNLVVPNSNYRAFEDWVVPIFDKMLEEQEASKGTEDEINWTPSKMIHRLGREINDERSVYYWAWKNDIPVFCPALTDGSLGDMLYFHTFKTSPKQLKCDIVEDIRRINTMSVRAKRAGMIILGGGVVKHHIANACLMRNGAESAVYINTGQEFDGSDAGARPDEAVSWGKIKIGADAVKVYADATVVFPFIVANTFAKDRSS; encoded by the exons ATGGCGTCTCAGGAAAACCCCAATGCCCCACCGGCGGCTGCTACCGACGCAGTCCTGGTCGTCTCTGAGGAGATGCCCGAGGACTCCCAGAAagtcgaggagctggactTTGATGACTTCGAGGGCCCCATCACAGCCGAGAACCTGTGCAACGGCATGAGGTACATGGGCTTCCAGGCCTCGTCCCTCGCCGAGTCCGTCCGGATCATCAACGACATG AGGGCATGGCGCGACCCGGAGACCGGCGATAAGACCACCATCTTCCTCGGCTACACTTCCAACATGATATCTTCTGGCATGAGGGGAATTTTCAGGTGGTTGGTCAAGCACAAGCACGTGTCCGCTATCGTGACGACCGCCGGAGGAGTAGAGGAGGATTTCATTAAGTGCCTGGGCGACACTTACATGTCCTCTTTcagcgccgacggcgagggcctccgCAAGAAGGGCCAAAACAGAAtcggcaacctcgtcgtccccaACTCTAACTACCGCGCCTTCGAGGACTGGGTCGTGCCCATCTTTGACAAGAtgctcgaggagcaggaggccagCAAGGGCACCGAAGACGAGATCAACTGGACGCCCTCCAAGATGATTCATAGGCTCGGCAGGGAGATCAACGACGAGCGCTCCGTCTACTACTGGGCGTGGAAGAACGACATTCCCGTCTTCTGCCCGGCGCTCACCGACGGCAGCTTGGGAGATATGCTGTACTTCCACACCTTCAAGACCTCGCCGAAGCAGCTCAAGTGTgacatcgtcgaggacatcAGACGTATCAATACCATGTCCGTCCGTGCAAAGAGGGCAGGCATGATCATTCTGGGTGGCGGCGTTGTCAAGCACCACATTGCCAACGCATGCTTGATGCGCAACGGCGCCGAGTCGGCCGTGTACATCAACACCGGCCAGGAGTTCGACGGAAGCGATGCCGGTGCTAGACCAGACGAGGCTGTCTCTTGGGGTAAAATCAAGATTGgagccgacgccgtcaag GTCTATGCGGATGCTACTGTGGTATTCCCGTTCATCGTCGCAAACACATTTGCCAAAGACCGTTCATCATAG
- a CDS encoding Putative cyclophilin-type peptidyl-prolyl cis-trans isomerase domain-containing protein: MSAIYNLEPQPTASVILHTTLGDISVELFAKQTPLTCRNFLQLALDGYYDNTIFHRLVPGFILQGGDPTGTGNGGESIYDGGAFGGELDPWPMDERRGHNAGSTGIGFKDEFHSRLKWNRRGQLGMANESKPDTNGSQFFFTLDKADELNNKNTLFGRVAGDTIYNLAKMGEAEVTPGTDRPTYPVKITSIEIIVNPFDDMVKRSRVAAQAPKPVVVEKKKKRKGGKQLLSFGDDEGDGEEMPVLKKKKYDTRIVMDVDEDEPVEKKPPRPKAKSKAEVGKIEAPNPPRRSESESAEEKKMAPSKEVAPHGSKTDIPIRLQDSPSPSPSPEIRNTKSALEKTNEEIAALKASMKRSYQPEPVKETKKSALESMIPETSIRGRRRRPGGKANTSDDQQALDFLKAFKSKLEHVPEEKSNGPGSVAEDAIVRDKAGDEEAELCDLHFIADCQSCKAWDQAAKEDSDDEGWMSHALSFKADKLGKDLSYRKKAEEELVVIDPREKARTLQEEKKASREARSGNSGREWDQARNSKMARASALAGRGAR, encoded by the coding sequence ATGTCGGCCATCTACAACCTTGAGCCGCAACCGACGGCGTCCGTCATCCTTCACACCACCCTAGGTGACATCTCCGTCGAACTGTTCGCGAAGCAAACGCCTCTCACCTGCCGCAACTTCCTTCAACTGGCACTCGACGGCTACTACGACAACACCATCTTTCACAGACTTGTACCGGGCTTCATCTTGCAGGGCGGCGACCCGACAGGAACCGGCAATGGCGGCGAGTCGATCTACGACGGAGGCGcgttcggcggcgagctggatcCTTGGCCGATGGACGAACGCCGTGGCCATAACGCGGGCTCAACGGGCATTGGCTTCAAGGACGAGTTCCACTCGCGATTGAAGTGGAATCGGCGTGGGCAACTGGGAATGGCGAACGAGAGCAAACCCGATACGAACGGCAGCCAGTTCTTTTTCACgctcgacaaggccgacgagctgaACAACAAGAACACGCTGTTTGGGAGAGTGGCTGGCGACACGATCTACAACCTGGCGAAGATGGGCGAGGCCGAAGTCACCCCGGGCACCGACCGGCCGACGTACCCTGTCAAGATCACGAGCATCGAAATTATCGTCAACCCGTTCGACGATATGGTGAAGAGATCGAGAGTTGCGGCCCAGGCCCCGAAgccagtcgtcgtcgagaagaaaaagaagaggaagggcgGTAAGCAGCTGCTGAGCTtcggagacgacgagggtgaCGGTGAGGAGATGCCAGtcttgaagaagaaaaagtaCGACACGAGAATAGTGatggacgtcgacgaggacgagccgGTTGAGAAAAAGCCGCCAAGGCCCAAGGCGAAATCTAAGGCAGAGGTGGGCAAAATCGAAGCCCCGAACCCCCCACGTCGATCCGAATCCGAGTCTgccgaagagaagaagatggcaCCATCGAAGGAAGTGGCGCCACACGGGAGTAAGACCGACATTCCTATCCGGCTCCAAGactctccctcgccctcgccctcgcccgaAATCCGGAACACCAAGTCCGCTCTCGAAAAAACAAACGAAGAGATTGCTGCACTCAAGGCCTCGATGAAGCGGAGCTATCAGCCCGAACCGGTcaaggagacgaagaagtcggcACTTGAAAGCATGATTCCGGAAACATCAATTCGAggcaggaggagaaggcccgGCGGCAAAGCAAACACCAGCGACGATCAACAGGCACTTGACTTTTTGAAGGCGTTCAAGTCAAAACTGGAGCATGTTCCGGAGGAGAAAAGCAACGGACCTGGCTCCGttgccgaggacgccatTGTCAGGGACAAAGCTGGGGACGAAGAGGCAGAACTCTGTGATCTGCACTTTATTGCCGATTGCCAGAGTTGCAAGGCGTGGGACCAGGCTGCCAAGGAAGatagcgacgacgaagggTGGATGTCACACGCGCTCAGCTTCAAAGCGGACAAGCTGGGCAAGGATCTCAGTTATCGcaagaaggcggaggaggagttGGTTGTGATTGATCCTAGAGAAAAGGCGCGGACGCTACAGGAGGAGAAAAAGGCATCGCGAGAGGCCCGGAGCGGAAACTCCGGGCGGGAATGGGATCAGGCACGAAACTCCAAGATGGCGCGAGCTTCGGCTCTTGCGGGCAGAGGAGCCAGgtag
- a CDS encoding Putative Heat shock factor (HSF)-type, DNA-binding, Heat shock transcription factor family encodes MHIPMSLNPRKRPAPESTPAMPMPQVQQPTFPNPTGDPFLRWGGAADANGLIDGAGAQAINSYGIVPGPQQQQFVPPTPNPNNALARRQMNRALVPTGVRQNFDSPSDPWSLGGEDSALLQQQANGTMTETDNIEVLEEMARKAMREAQQKRKQIPPFVQKLSSFLDDDKNSDLIRWSEKGDSFVVLDEDEFAKKLIPDLFKHNNYASFVRQLNMYGFHKRVGLSDNSMRASERKNKSPSEYSNPFFRRGHPNLLWLINKPKGGNKGKKGGKNAEVEGDSEEDVVVAEDAMGQGFGATSTPASKALPSPSDMPLQKKEMVLIREELAKVREQQRMIMTAIQRIQQDNSALYQQAVVFQSQHDRHQNSINAILNFLANVFRKTLEDQAGPQSVNDLLASIIPNGNNATSVPQGSVVDLGDYVQAAQNSASSSKNNMNLAKRRHAILPPIPNARANTVSPSPVSASSTPQPYSREMGTVTELFDTPPGDHTSPSNYLAQELETNPHESMMKIIHNTNANNSSGIDLPEVVNNTPATMSSDQRNMMLNAMAGRSATPSTNAPRSAKPSVSASPNPPAPSVTATPETPPMPAASGLSLSPIMGSAAPPPSLQQINFNQEDLAALHRMQEEQAAKLDHLSSMLGPLSPSGRIPGIEEAGNANGYFDGDLDIDQFLNTDAFQGDNAYPGVNFNGDGDDFNFTLDGSGINQGGTNVNGTPSSTGTEEIPRENFDGLNGSPDRGNKRRRVG; translated from the exons ATGCACATTCCCATGTCTCTGAACCCTCGAAAACGACCCGCGCCAGAATCAACGCCCGCCATGCCGATGCCTCAGGTGCAACAGCCGACATTCCCCAACCCAACCGGTGACCCGTTCTTGCGATGGGGAGGAGCGGCGGATGCAAATGGCCTCATCGATGGAGCCGGGGCCCAGGCCATCAACTCGTACGGGATCGTTCCCGGCccgcaacagcagcagttcGTGCCGCCCACACCAAACCCCAACAATGCCCTTGCCAGGAGACAGATGAACAGAGCACTTGTTCCCACCGGTGTGAGGCAGAACTTTGACTCGCCAAGTGACCCCTGGTCTCTCGGCGGTGAAGACTCTGCGCTCCTACAGCAGCAAGCAAACGGAACTATGACCGAGACCGACAACATCGAGGTCTTGGAGGAGATGGCCCGCAAGGCCATGAGGGAGGCGCAGCAGAAGCGGAAGCAGATCCCGCCCTTCGTGCAGAAATTAAGCAG CTTCCTAGACGATGACAAGAATTCCGACCTGATTCGGTGGTCCGAGAAAGGCGACTCGTTCGTCGTTCTCGATGAGGACGAGTTTGCAAAGAAGCTGATCCCGGACCTTTTCAAGCACAACAACTATGCTTCGTTCGTGCGACAGCTCAACATGTACGGTTTCCACAAGCGTGTCGGTCTGTCAGATAACTCGATGCGCGCGAGTGAGCGGAAGAACAAGAGTCCGAGCGAGTACTCAAACCCGTTCTTCCGACGGGGGCACCCGAACCTGCTCTGGCTCATCAACAAGCCCAAGGGCGGGAAtaagggcaagaagggcggcaagaacgccgaggtcgaaggcgacagcgaggaggacgtcgtcgtcgccgaagaCGCAATGGGCCAGGGCTTCGGAGCCACCAGCACCCCTGCGAGCAAGGCCTTGCCTTCCCCTAGCGACATGCCCctccagaagaaggagatggtGCTGATTCGTGAAGAGCTGGCCAAGGTGCGGGAGCAACAACGGATGATCATGACGGCCATTCAACGAATCCAACAAGATAACTCGGCGCTGTATCAGCAAGCCGTTGTTTTCCAGAGCCAACACGATCGGCATCAGAATTCGATCAACGCCATTTTGAACTTCTTGGCCAACGTGTTTAGGAAGACACTCGAAGACCAAGCCGGACCTCAAAGTGTAAACGATCTTTTGGCGAGCATCATCCCGAATGGCAACAACGCCACTTCGGTTCCGCAAGGAAGCGTTGTCGACTTGGGCGATTACGTCCAAGCAGCACAGaactcggccagcagcagcaaaaaCAACATGAACCTTGCGAAGCGTAGGCATGCGATTCTGCCCCCTATTCCCAATGCACGTGCCAACACGGTTTCTCCATCTCCGGTgtccgcctcgtccacgCCTCAGCCATACAGTCGCGAGATGGGGACGGTCACGGAACTCTTTGATACCCCCCCCGGAGACCATACCTCGCCCAGCAACTACTTAGCGCAGGAGCTCGAGACCAATCCCCACGAGAGCATGATGAAAATCATCCACAATACCAATGCCAACAACTCATCCGGCATTGACCTCCCTGAAGTCGTCAATAACACCCCTGCGACAATGAGCAGTGACCAGCGGAACATGATGCTCAATGCAATGGCAGGTCGGTCAGCCACGCCCTCTACCAACGCCCCCCGGTCTGCCAAACCCTCGGTCTCAGCCTCTCCCAATCCGCCTGCGCCATCGGTTACCGCGACCCCCGAAACGCCTCCCATGCCTGCCGCCTCAGGCCTTTCGCTGTCCCCCATTATGGGTTCTgcggcgccgccaccttCACTGCAGCAAATCAACTTCAACCAGGAAGACCTCGCCGCGCTGCATCGCATGCAAGAAGAGCAGGCGGCCAAGTTGGACCACCTCTCAAGCATGCTTGGACCGCTCAGCCCGTCTGGTCGCATACCCggcatcgaggaggccgggaACGCCAACGGCTACTTTGACGGCGATCTGGACATTGACCAGTTCTTGAACACGGATGCGTTCCAGGGTGACAATGCCTACCCCGGTGTCAACTtcaacggcgacggagacgacTTCAACTTCACACTTGACGGGTCTGGCATCAACCAAGGCGGCACTAACGTCAACGGCACGCCGAGCTCTACCGGAACTGAGGAGATCCCGCGAGAAAACTTTGACGGACTCAACGGAAGCCCTGATCGCGGTAACAAACGGCGACGGGTGGGTTGA
- a CDS encoding Putative cyclophilin-type peptidyl-prolyl cis-trans isomerase domain-containing protein, producing MTSAGSPHTCTNQRPNRIQLQTPKRFAIWSAIYGYQTCPTPDDNTSSSRSRQTRNMSVTLHTNLGDLKIEVFCESVPKTAENFLALCASHYYDDSPIHRMIPKFMAQTGAPANPSPPEKPKGGASIWGGTFEDEIRPALKHSARGVVSMANKGPATNGSQFFVLFDKAPHLDGLNTVFGRVIGDEGMLTLDRIEAVEVDRKNRPKEPVKIERVTVHANPLAG from the exons ATGACTTCAGCTGGGTCTCCACACACCTGCACCAATCAAAGACCGAATCGCATACAGCTCCAAACGCCGAAGCGGTTTGCGATTTGGTCTGCGATCTACGGATACCAGACTTGTCCAACTCCAGACGACAACACCTCGAGTTCGCGATCCCGACAGACGAGAAACATGTCAGTCACGCTGCACACAAACTTGGGCGATCTGAAGATCGAGGTCTTTTGCGAAAGCGTCCCCAAGACAGCAGAG aacttcctcgccctctgTGCCTCCCACTACTACGATGACTCGCCGATCCACCGCATGATCCCCAAGTTCATGGCCCAGACCGGCGCGCCCGCGAacccctcgccgcccgagaAACCGAAAGGCGGCGCCTCCATCTGGGGCGGCAccttcgaggacgagatccGGCCCGCCCTGAAGCACTCGGCCCGCGGCGTCGTCTCCATGGCCAACAAGGGCCCCGCGACTAACGGCTCGCAGTTCTTCGTACTGTTCGACAAGGCGCCGCACCTGGACGGCCTGAACACTGTGTTTGGCCGCGTCAttggcgacgagggcatGCTGACGCTGGACCGGATTGAGGCGGTTGAGGTTGACCGGAAGAACCGGCCCAAGGAACCTGTCAAGATTGAGAGAGTTACCGTCCATGCGAACCCGCTAGCTGGTTGA
- a CDS encoding Putative major facilitator superfamily, MFS transporter superfamily gives MGFTDFVRDTFAWKAIRMATGGRSPAFQYFDERHPLIRQRYTEKVYDRAASAFSYASRHTEVRGQSLDYGKGADNEFANQTISRTTWEKYGIENRRGLHLVEFLPNDPENPRNWSGFKKAVVSFELCLLIIAVYAGASIYTVGVHGVQVHFGVSDVVALLGLTVFVLGYGLGPMVWSPLSEVPQIGRNSVYIPALIIFTLAQIPTALATNIGMLLGFRFVAGFFGSPILGSGDGILTDLYATRKHTYVMASFALLGICGPTLGPIIGGFAVQVKDWTWTAWIICWFSAFILIVLIFFLPETSADNILYRRTMRLRRATGDLGFVCEAQLKADSMRGAEVLKVHLVRPFTLVLTEPTVFFVNMYTSLTYGLMYIWFEAMPLAYKMVYHFDTGTQSLALLGLIVGVLVTIPPFFLYYRLRLEPRYNRNGNIEPEKHLHAAMIGCLLIPASLVWFGWTAKPSIHWAIPIVGSAFFTAGALLLYISFLNYLSESYPDHIASVLAGNELFTSMCGATFPLLIPILYYKFQVLGSSMILAIFAVAFVPLPYILYMRGSRLRRRSPYAKTG, from the exons ATGGGGTTTACCGACTTTGTGCGAGACACGTTTGCGTGGAAGGCGATCCGAATGGCCACGGGGGGCCGGTCCCCCGCCTTCCAGTACTTTGACGAGCGCCATCCCCTGATCCGCCAACGATACACCGAAAAGGTCTATGATCGAGCCGCCTCGGC ATTTTCTTATGCATCAAGACATACTGAGGTACGGGGACAGTCGCTGGACTATGGGAAGGGAGCTGACAACGAGTTCGCCAACCAGACGATAAGCCGCACGACGTGGGAGAAGTATGGAATCGAGAACAGAAGGGGGCTGCATCTCGTCGAGTTCTTGCCGAACGATCCGGAG AACCCGCGAAACTGGTCCGGCTTTAAGAAGGCCGTGGTCAGCTTCGAGTTGTGCCTTCTGATCATCGCCGTATACGCCGGGGCATCCATCTATACCGTGGGGGTCCACGGGGTCCAGGTGCATTTCGGCGTCTCGGACGTTGTCGCCCTCCTTGGGTTGACGGTCTTCGTCCTGGGATATGGACTCGGCCCC ATGGTCTGGAGTCCGTTATCCGAGGTCCCCCAAATAGGCCGAAACTCCGTTTACATCCCCgccctcatcatcttcacccTCGCCCAGATCCCGACTGCGCTGGCCACCAACATCGGTATGCTCCTCGGGTTCcgcttcgtcgccggcttcttcgggTCCCCGATCCTCGGATCTGGCGACGGCATACTGACGGACCTTTACGCCACGCGGAAGCACACCTATGTGATGGCAAGCTTTGCGCTCCTTGGCATCTGCGGGCCCACGCTAG GTCCCATCATCGGCGGTTTCGCGGTACAGGTTAAAGACTGGACATGGACCGCCTGGATCATCTGCTGGTTCAGTGCattcatcctcatcgtcctgatcttcttcctccccgaAACAAGCGCCGACAACATCCTCTACCGGCGGACTATGCGTCTCCGAAGGGCCACCGGCGACTTAGGCTTTGTCTGCGAGGCGCAGCTCAAGGCGGACAGCATGcgaggcgccgaggtcctcaagGTGCACCTCGTCCGACCCTTCACGCTAGTGCTGACGGAGCcgaccgtcttcttcgtcaacaTGTACACCTCGCTCACGTACGGCCTCATGTACATCTGGTTTGAAGCCATGCCGCTGGCCTACAAGATGGTATACCACTTCGATACCGGAACACAGAGCCTGGCGCTCCTGGGGCTCATTGTCGGCGTTTTGGTCACCATCCCTCCATTCTTCCTCTATTATCGGTTGCGTCTGGAGCCCAGATACAACCGTAACGGGAACATCGAGCCGGAAAAGCATCTCCATGCCGCCATGATTGGGTGTCTGTTAATACCGGCCAGTCTGGTCTGGTTCGGATGGACTGCGAAGCCCTCGATCCACTGGGCGATCCCCATCGTCGGCTCCGCGTTCTTCACGGCCGGTGCCCTGCTGCTGTACATTTCGTTCCTGAACTATCTCTCGGAGTCGTACCCGGACCACATcgcctccgtcctcgccgggAACGAACTGTTCACCAGTATGTGCGGGGCGACGTTCCCTCTGTTGATACCGATCTTGTACTACAAGTTCCAAGTCCTTGGTTCGAGTATGATCCTGgccatcttcgccgtcgcgTTTGTGCCTCTTCCCTATATACTCTACATG CGGGGCTCCAGACTTAGGAGACGCAGTCCTTATGCCAAGACAGGATAG
- a CDS encoding Putative tRNA-splicing endonuclease, subunit Sen54 yields the protein MPLDDDDDNPTAAPAVQLQNDSGAGDEAEDEGLFDMRLFASMFNKKGVSSQAVRKGQKDFESHGTRAQENALETSRQVIEEVLSYSRVHRDTWSKGWYFPDYWPETLQAVEDGDTSGLARPEYLQEFLAETGPIYAKERVAVVEDMKGPQAKSMGRVIRGLKAPRPAVGKLWLLPEEALFLVERGSLDLWWPFRELGEILPPPESKVAERTVHDAEQTKANSDEEADEGSDDEFDAGVPLSLQAAYALFIGVDGERGKITLPKYQVYSHLRRLGYYVQRAPPDATNLVPQPQPAGKSLWQWLVSLLDRPAPTPQPYGPLVRPGVYRQYSLIYKQLELLVRYQPTAAAQEPVAPEGAYKVHWHVWKPSKHPNLRVTDLPPPDIRIAVADARDDPVPSFEEVSALLDSTPYDPPDLNTMGGPGRLYQRLRHGYRNVLIAVVDRGLVNFMRFGQAAFGEERLYERFDNRGGFRGGKRGGRGGRGRGGRGRGRGR from the coding sequence AtgcccctcgacgacgacgacgacaaccccaccgcggcgccggccgttCAGCTCCAAAACGACTCgggtgccggcgacgaggccgaggacgaagggCTCTTCGACATGCGCCTGTTCGCCTCCATGTTCAACAAGAAGGGCGTCTCGAGTCAGGCGGTGCGCAAGGGCCAGAAGGACTTCGAGTCGCACGGCACCCGCGCCCAGGAGAACGCGCTCGAGACGAGCAGGCAGGTCATCGAGGAGGTGCTCTCATACTCGCGCGTGCACCGCGACACCTGGAGCAAAGGGTGGTACTTCCCCGACTACTGGCCCGAGACGCTGCAGGCCGTCGAAGACGGGGACACGTCTGGGCTCGCGAGGCCCGAGTATCTGCAGGAGTTTTTGGCCGAGACGGGGCCCATCTACGCAAAGGAGcgggtcgccgtcgtcgaggacatgaAGGGACCACAGGCGAAGTCGATGGGACGGGTCATTAGAGGGCTCaaggcgccgaggccggcagtCGGAAAGCTGTGGCTGTTGCCCGAGGAGGCGCTGTTCCTCGTCGAGAGAGGCAGCCTGGATCTCTGGTGGCCCTTTCGCGAGCTTGGGGAgatcttgccgccgccggagagCAAGGTTGCGGAGAGAACCGTACACGATGCGGAGCAAACAAAAGCAAAttccgacgaggaggcggacgagggctCAGACGACGAATtcgacgccggcgtgccCCTAAGTTTACAGGCCGCATATGCCCTCTTTATCGGCGTGGACGGCGAGCGGGGCAAGATTACCCTCCCCAAATACCAAGTCTACTCGCATCTCCGCCGGTTAGGATACTACGTCCAGCGCGCGCCGCCTGATGCCACCAATCTTGTACCTCAGCCCCAACCTGCAGGGAAGTCATTATGGCAGTGGCTCGTTTCACTCCTCGACAGACCCGCGCCCACGCCGCAGCCCTACGGGCCCCTCGTCAGGCCCGGCGTCTACCGCCAATACAGCCTCATTTACAAGCAACTCGAGCTCCTCGTACGATACCAGCCCACGGCCGCTGCCCAGGAACCGGTCGCGCCGGAGGGCGCGTACAAGGTTCACTGGCACGTGTGGAAGCCATCCAAGCATCCGAATCTGCGCGTGACGGACCTACCGCCGCCGGATATtcgcatcgccgtcgccgacgcgcgGGATGACCCCGTGCCGTCGTTCGAGGAGGTGTCGGCGCTGCTGGACTCGACGCCGTACGATCCGCCCGACCTGAACACGATGGGTGGGCCGGGGCGACTGTACCAGAGGCTCAGGCACGGGTACCGCAATGTGCTGATCGCGGTTGTGGACCGCGGCCTGGTGAACTTCATGAGGTTCGGCCAGGCGGCGTTCGGGGAGGAGAGGCTGTATGAGAGGTTTGACAACCGAGGCGGGTTCCGTGGCGGGAAGAGGGGCGGGAGGGGCGGACGGGGGCGAGGTGGAAGGGGCAGGGGACGCGGTCGGTGA